In Lycium ferocissimum isolate CSIRO_LF1 chromosome 11, AGI_CSIRO_Lferr_CH_V1, whole genome shotgun sequence, a single genomic region encodes these proteins:
- the LOC132037206 gene encoding uncharacterized protein LOC132037206 isoform X1, with protein sequence MSDHHGPAQVNCWKDPMSPSQWKEEHFVIVSLSGWGLLFYGGYKLFTGGKKNKEECCWTKIQTSLLWSPSSPCSPKLAAEPVVLPVSSVSLSCSTSRKCGKSGGLVDEQTRLTSLGSLSKYRLMCHR encoded by the exons ATGTCAGATCATCACGGGCCAGCTCAGGTTAATTGCTGGAAAGACCCTATGAGTCCCTCGCAATGGAAAGAAGAGCAC TTTGTGATTGTATCTTTGTCTGGATGGGGTTTGCTTTTTTACGGTGGATACAAGTTGTTCACTGGAGGCAAGAAGAACAAAGAAGAG TGCTGTTGGACTAAAATTCAGACCTCATTGTTGTGGTCCCCATCTTCTCCCTGCTCTCCCAAGCTGGCAGCAGAGCCTGTCGTATTGCCTGTCTCTTCTGTTTCCTTATCATGCTCAACGTCAAG GAAATGTGGAAAGAGTGGAGGACTAGTGGATGAACAAACAAGACTGACCTCACTTGGCTCTCTCAGTAAATATAGATTAATGTGTCACAGATAG
- the LOC132037206 gene encoding uncharacterized protein LOC132037206 isoform X2 has translation MERRAQIGTSDTVRCEFTRRYPKCCWTKIQTSLLWSPSSPCSPKLAAEPVVLPVSSVSLSCSTSRKCGKSGGLVDEQTRLTSLGSLSKYRLMCHR, from the exons ATGGAAAGAAGAGCAC AAATTGGTACAAGCGACACAGTAAGGTGTGAATTTACAAGGCGTTATCCCAAG TGCTGTTGGACTAAAATTCAGACCTCATTGTTGTGGTCCCCATCTTCTCCCTGCTCTCCCAAGCTGGCAGCAGAGCCTGTCGTATTGCCTGTCTCTTCTGTTTCCTTATCATGCTCAACGTCAAG GAAATGTGGAAAGAGTGGAGGACTAGTGGATGAACAAACAAGACTGACCTCACTTGGCTCTCTCAGTAAATATAGATTAATGTGTCACAGATAG
- the LOC132038374 gene encoding uncharacterized protein LOC132038374 has product MQFISTQNASFAMVKAAFETIDFQEHCGTHPRLGVVDHICFHPLGATSLDLVADTAKSLGFEVGSDLQVPTFLYGAAHQEGRSLDSIRRELGYFRPNSSENQWRGGTEFETLQLKPDEGPARATQAKGVITIGATRWVDNYNIPVFTNDISIARKIAKKVSGRGGGLPSVQSMALTHGGGTIEVACNLLEPARIGGDQVQLEVERLAREEGISVGKGYYTDFSEEKIIESYLKLVQHSD; this is encoded by the exons ATGCAGTTCATCTCAACACAG AATGCATCTTTTGCTATGGTTAAAGCTGCATTTGAGACTAttgattttcaagaacattgtGGAACTCATCCAAGACTTGGTGTTGTGGACCATATTTGTTTTCACCCCTTGGGTGCCACTTCTTTGGACTTAGTTGCTGATACTGCTAAGTCTTTGGGATTTGAAGTTGGTTCTGATCTTCAAG TCCCGACCTTCTTATATGGAGCAGCACATCAAGAGGGAAGATCGCTTGATTCAATCAGAAGGGAGCTAGGGTATTTCCGTCCTAATTCAAGTGAGAACCAGTGGAGAGGTGGGACAGAATTTGAAACCTTGCAACTAAAGCCAGACGAGGGTCCTGCTCGAGCAACTCAAGCAAAAGGTGTTATTACAATTGGAGCTACAAGGTGGGTTGACAACTATAACATTCCGGTCTTCACCAACGACATATCCATTGCTCGTAAAATTGCAAAGAAAGTTAGTGGAAGGGGAGGTGGACTTCCATCTGTTCAATCCATGGCGCTAACTCACGGAGGTGGCACAATTGAGGTTGCTTGCAATTTACTGGAACCAGCTAGGATTGGTGGTGACCAAGTACAGCTTGAAGTCGAGCGGCTTGCTAGGGAAGAGGGTATTTCTGTGGGGAAGGGATACTATACTGACTTCTCAGAAGAAAAAATAATCGAAAGTTACTTGAAACTAGTTCAACATTCTGACTAG
- the LOC132038375 gene encoding putative F-box/FBD/LRR-repeat protein At3g49030, with translation MPRNSKTPNVHDTDCVDRISNLPIEIIRQIHSRLPWKDAARTSVLSQIWRSFWDSRPKIYLDETDFGTKFFKYSDRDKEKRDLFLTYLQKSLDRREKSEYDSAVDSLLLTMIVENSSAEFLVKKWIDFALKNKVKTLLLSLKKTYHNGFDLRDVEIKTATLVTLDIEYCEISNCSFMLPNLRSLFLHHVCIADDDFGDLIGGCPQIEKLSIVNRRKLGTIVVSNPTLKLFVINVTGFGGKILIESKNLESLTLYSFSKGTCKVEITSTATVRNLTLLDFDDQDRRLMNYINIFPLLEKLVIYQYVCSNLKVSHQHLTSFVLEAYMEIEEVILDAPKLKSFEYRGGLTLFPGIETSHELEFVHLHLKPRRLNNRWYIWLRNMLESFAHSKHVRLTCLDEQAIRFPDELTEILAPTINDLKNLELRVRSSTAASQQILDGFVRILPGLKTLSFTSSSISELIEFPQ, from the exons ATGCCGAGAAATAGTAAAACTCCTAATGTCCATGATACTGATTGTGTAGATAGAATTTCCAATTTACCTATCGAAATTATCCGTCAAATTCACTCCCGCCTTCCATGGAAAGATGCAGCCAGAACCAGTGTTCTGTCCCAGATATGGCGAAGCTTTTGGGATTCTCGCCCTAAAATTTATTTGGATGAAACTGATTTTGGGACCAAGTTTTTCAAATACAGTGATAGAGACAAAGAGAAAAGAGATTTGTTCTTAACATACTTGCAAAAATCCTTGGACAGACGTGAGAAGTCTGAATATGATTCTGCAGTTGACTCTCTCTTGCTTACAATGATAGTTGAGAATTCTTCTGCTGAATTCCTGGTCAAAAAGTGGATTGATTTTGCCttgaaaaataaggttaaaacGTTACTTCTTAGTTTAAAAAAGACTTATCATAACGGTTTTGACTTGCGTGACGTTGAAATTAAAACTGCTACTTTGGTTACGCTGGATATCGAATACTGTGAGATTTCAAATTGTTCTTTTATGCTTCCTAATCTAAGGTCACTCTTTCTACATCATGTCTGCATTGCAGATGATGATTTTGGTGATCTCATTGGCGGGTGCCCGCAAATCGAAAAATTAAGCATTGTGAATCGCAGAAAGTTGGGTACTATTGTAGTTTCAAATCCTACCCTGAAATTATTTGTAATAAATGTTACTGGTTTTGGTGGTAAAATACTAATAGAGTCAAAAAATCTTGAATCCCTTACATTATATTCCTTCAGCAAAGGCACGTGTAAAGTAGAGATTACTTCCACCGCAACGGTCAGGAATTTGACATTGCTTGATTTTGATGATCAAGATAGGAGATTGATGAATTATATAAACATATTCCCTCTACTTGAGAAACTCGTGATTTATCAGTATGTTTGCAGTAATTTGAAAGTTTCTCATCAGCATCTGACAAGCTTTGTGCTGGAGGCCTACATGGAAATAGAGGAGGTTATATTAGATGCTCCTAAGTTAAAATCCTTCGAGTACAGGGGTGGCCTCACGTTATTTCCTGGAATTGAAACTTCACATGAGTTGGAATTTGTTCATCTCCATTTAAAACCGAGAAGGCTCAATAATCGCTGGTACATTTGGTTAAGAAATATGCTGGAGTCTTTTGCTCATTCTAAACACGTAAGGCTGACTTGCTTAGATGAACAG gctatCAGATTTCCTGATGAGCTAACTGAGATTTTAGCTCCAACAATCAATGATCTCAAGAATCTGGAATTGCGAGTTCGTTCATCTACTGCCGCTTCTCAACAAATTTTAGATGGATTTGTTAGGATTCTTCCCGGTTTGAAGACTTTGTCCTTCACTTCGAGTTCTATATCGGAACTCATTGAG TTTCCGCAGTGA